A genomic region of Lachnoclostridium edouardi contains the following coding sequences:
- a CDS encoding ABC transporter permease, whose translation MLKTILKRILQSIPTLFIVVTLTFILTRMIPGNPARTVLGPQASPDAIAELEIEMGLNKSKVEQYVDYVVDILHGDFGYSYVDKRPVTELIAERIPNTLAIAVPSLVIALILGVFVGVFSSLHQYSILDYIFMVLALVGVSMPIFWLGMMLVMQFSVNLGWLPALGMGSMEKGIGDVVSHMVLPCFCLATIPMATFARISRSSMLEVINKESVKSLRARGIKESSVIWKHALKNALPPIVTVLGLQIAQAFTGAILTESIFSWPGMGTMIVNAINNRDYQLIQGTVLFIAVIFVVVNLLVDVVYMMINPRVSYEAGGGGR comes from the coding sequence GTGTTAAAGACAATATTAAAAAGAATTCTTCAAAGTATTCCCACTCTATTTATTGTAGTTACACTGACATTTATCCTGACCAGAATGATTCCGGGAAATCCGGCGCGGACAGTATTAGGTCCTCAGGCCTCCCCTGATGCGATTGCTGAGCTGGAAATTGAAATGGGACTGAATAAAAGCAAGGTAGAGCAGTATGTAGACTATGTAGTGGACATTCTTCATGGAGATTTTGGCTATTCATATGTAGATAAAAGACCGGTGACAGAGCTGATAGCAGAGCGTATTCCAAATACTTTGGCAATCGCTGTTCCCAGCCTTGTGATTGCTCTGATACTGGGAGTTTTTGTAGGAGTATTTTCTTCCTTACATCAGTACTCCATATTAGATTATATTTTTATGGTTCTGGCCTTAGTCGGCGTGTCTATGCCTATTTTCTGGCTGGGTATGATGCTGGTTATGCAGTTCAGCGTAAATTTAGGATGGCTGCCTGCTTTAGGTATGGGAAGTATGGAAAAAGGAATAGGGGACGTAGTATCCCATATGGTTTTGCCGTGCTTCTGTCTGGCCACAATTCCAATGGCTACATTTGCCAGAATTTCACGTTCCAGTATGCTGGAAGTAATTAATAAAGAATCTGTAAAATCCCTGCGGGCAAGAGGAATTAAGGAAAGCAGCGTTATCTGGAAGCACGCGTTAAAAAATGCCCTTCCTCCAATTGTAACTGTGCTGGGACTTCAGATTGCCCAGGCATTTACCGGAGCTATTCTGACAGAAAGCATTTTCTCATGGCCAGGTATGGGAACGATGATTGTTAACGCTATTAACAACCGGGATTACCAGCTGATCCAGGGAACAGTTTTATTTATTGCAGTAATATTTGTAGTGGTTAATCTTTTAGTAGACGTAGTATATATGATGATTAACCCAAGAGTAAGCTACGAAGCAGGGGGAGGAGGAAGATAA
- a CDS encoding ABC transporter ATP-binding protein: MSDTLLTVKDLKTYFFLASGVSKAVDGVSFTLKRGETMGIVGESGSGKSVTSSSIIRLLPPRTGKIVGGQIEFDGKDVLKLNKKELLDFRGKDIAVIFQDPMTSLDPVFKIGSQMVEMICAHQKVTKKEAWDMAVEALKKVGIPQPEKRMEAYPYELSGGMCQRVIIAMAVCCRPKMVIADEPTTALDVTVQAQVLDLLKDLQKEYDTSILLITHNLGVVWEMCDTVMVLYAGNTVEYATTKELYAKPLHPYTWGLLDSMPKLSDESKGELTTIPGAPPDLRLTGKCCNFYNRCPYVTEKCCNQVPPLVEVEEGHFVACHRQNKENKLVRGEVNKDE; encoded by the coding sequence ATGAGCGATACATTACTTACGGTAAAAGATTTAAAAACCTACTTTTTCCTTGCAAGCGGCGTATCAAAGGCTGTTGACGGCGTTAGCTTCACACTGAAGCGAGGCGAGACAATGGGCATTGTAGGAGAGTCCGGATCAGGAAAAAGCGTAACATCTTCGTCGATTATCCGCCTTCTGCCTCCTCGTACAGGAAAAATCGTTGGCGGGCAGATTGAATTTGACGGAAAAGATGTTTTAAAATTAAATAAAAAGGAGCTGCTGGATTTTAGGGGAAAGGATATTGCGGTTATTTTTCAGGACCCTATGACAAGCCTTGACCCGGTATTTAAAATCGGCAGTCAGATGGTGGAAATGATATGCGCCCACCAGAAGGTTACAAAAAAAGAAGCCTGGGACATGGCTGTGGAGGCCTTAAAAAAAGTGGGGATTCCTCAGCCGGAGAAGAGAATGGAGGCATATCCTTATGAGCTTTCAGGAGGTATGTGCCAGCGTGTAATTATTGCCATGGCAGTGTGTTGCAGACCTAAAATGGTAATTGCCGACGAGCCAACTACGGCTTTGGACGTAACAGTGCAGGCTCAGGTTCTGGATTTGTTAAAGGATCTTCAGAAGGAATATGATACTTCCATTTTGCTGATTACCCACAATCTTGGGGTAGTTTGGGAAATGTGCGATACAGTCATGGTGCTGTATGCGGGAAATACAGTAGAGTACGCAACTACTAAGGAGCTTTACGCAAAGCCTCTTCACCCTTACACATGGGGGCTGCTAGATTCTATGCCTAAGCTGTCTGATGAAAGCAAAGGAGAATTAACTACGATTCCGGGAGCGCCCCCTGATCTGCGGCTTACAGGAAAGTGTTGCAATTTTTATAACCGCTGCCCTTATGTAACAGAAAAGTGCTGCAACCAGGTGCCGCCTTTGGTGGAAGTGGAGGAAGGACATTTTGTGGCCTGCCACAGACAGAATAAAGAGAATAAGCTGGTAAGAGGGGAGGTGAACAAGGATGAGTGA
- a CDS encoding M20 family metallopeptidase has translation MTMKERRIDMSKVTREEIYELAKSKSGELIKLVSDLIRIPSENPTGTQREVVDFVKNYLTEAGIPCEEVSCNPEYPCVLAKIGSDEGFSVILNGHVDVVPAGDRDQWDFDPFSGEVTDKLILGRGTSDMKAGVAGLLFAMKILAESKAELNGNIRLHIVSDEESGGEYGSRWLCENGYADGGNACLIAEPTSNNTIEIGQKGGLHLVLKSKGKSAHGSLGGFKGDNAIIKLSRVLDKLQALTKIQGHYKDSQANALKNSKLIAEQEIGEPGIGEVISHVSANVGIINGGTRPNMVPDYCEAIVDVRLPIGVDHQEIIDTVNSCLEGTEGIECEFHWKSEGNYTEETEAIVQAIKKNAEKLWGFEVIPAYQWASSDAREYRALGIPTIQYGPSNTEGIHSYNENVDIEDAVNASQIYVLSLCDLMGIQ, from the coding sequence ATGACAATGAAGGAAAGAAGGATTGACATGAGTAAGGTGACTAGAGAAGAAATATATGAGCTGGCAAAAAGTAAAAGCGGGGAGCTTATAAAGCTGGTGTCTGATTTAATCAGAATTCCCAGCGAAAATCCAACAGGAACTCAGAGAGAGGTTGTGGATTTTGTAAAAAATTATCTGACTGAGGCGGGAATTCCATGTGAGGAGGTATCCTGTAATCCAGAATATCCCTGCGTGCTGGCGAAAATCGGTTCAGACGAAGGCTTCAGCGTGATTTTAAACGGCCATGTAGATGTAGTGCCTGCAGGGGACAGAGATCAGTGGGATTTTGACCCGTTTTCCGGGGAAGTGACAGATAAGCTGATTTTAGGCCGAGGAACTTCTGATATGAAGGCCGGCGTAGCAGGACTTTTATTTGCAATGAAAATCCTGGCAGAGTCTAAGGCAGAGTTAAATGGAAATATCCGCCTTCACATTGTATCTGATGAGGAAAGCGGCGGAGAGTACGGTTCCCGCTGGCTGTGCGAAAATGGTTACGCAGATGGCGGAAACGCCTGCTTAATTGCAGAGCCTACCTCTAACAATACAATTGAAATCGGTCAGAAAGGCGGCCTGCATCTGGTGCTGAAGTCTAAAGGAAAATCTGCTCACGGCAGTTTAGGCGGCTTTAAAGGCGACAATGCCATTATAAAATTAAGCAGAGTGTTAGATAAGCTGCAGGCTCTTACAAAAATCCAGGGCCATTATAAGGACAGCCAGGCCAATGCCTTGAAAAACTCTAAATTGATTGCAGAGCAGGAAATCGGGGAGCCGGGAATCGGAGAGGTAATCAGCCACGTATCTGCAAATGTGGGAATTATTAACGGCGGCACAAGGCCTAATATGGTGCCTGATTACTGCGAGGCAATTGTAGACGTAAGACTTCCAATTGGAGTAGATCATCAGGAAATTATTGACACTGTAAATAGTTGTCTGGAAGGCACAGAGGGAATTGAATGTGAATTCCACTGGAAGAGCGAAGGAAACTATACAGAGGAAACAGAAGCGATTGTGCAGGCGATTAAGAAAAACGCAGAAAAGCTGTGGGGATTTGAAGTAATTCCTGCATATCAGTGGGCCTCCAGCGATGCCAGAGAATACAGGGCATTAGGAATCCCCACAATTCAGTACGGCCCGTCCAACACAGAGGGGATCCATTCCTACAATGAAAATGTAGATATTGAGGACGCAGTAAACGCAAGCCAGATTTACGTTTTATCCCTTTGCGATCTTATGGGAATTCAGTAA
- a CDS encoding ABC transporter ATP-binding protein translates to MSEERKVLLKVRNLTKEFKLKGTKFGEKPQILHALNDVSVDVYEGETLGVIGESGCGKSTFGKTLIQLHQATRGTVEYNGVNIFQLKKDQLKSLKKDIQMVFQDPYSSLDPRMTASKLIEEPIIVHGLIPDKKKREERVLELLREVGLDIHHAQRFPHEFSGGQRQRINVARALSMNPKVIVCDEPVSALDVSVQAQVLNLFNRLQKEYGLTYIFISHDLGVIKHVSDRIAIMYLGRIVELCAAEKIYEDPLHPYTKALLSAIPTESPFEKKERIVLKGDIPSPIGEQVGCALAGRCPNCMERCCKETPALKDIGGGHQVACFLYDNEGKKD, encoded by the coding sequence ATGAGTGAGGAAAGGAAAGTACTTTTAAAGGTTAGAAATCTGACAAAGGAATTTAAGTTAAAAGGTACAAAGTTCGGCGAGAAGCCACAGATTCTCCACGCCCTCAATGATGTTTCCGTAGATGTTTATGAGGGAGAAACATTAGGCGTAATCGGAGAGTCTGGCTGCGGGAAATCTACTTTCGGAAAAACCTTGATTCAGCTTCATCAGGCTACAAGAGGAACAGTAGAGTACAATGGAGTAAATATTTTTCAGCTGAAAAAGGACCAGCTGAAATCCTTAAAAAAGGATATTCAGATGGTTTTTCAGGACCCTTACTCTTCCCTGGACCCTCGAATGACAGCTTCTAAATTAATAGAAGAGCCTATTATTGTTCACGGTCTGATTCCGGATAAGAAGAAAAGGGAAGAAAGAGTATTGGAGCTTTTAAGAGAGGTAGGTCTGGATATTCACCATGCCCAGCGTTTTCCCCATGAGTTTTCAGGAGGTCAGAGACAGAGAATTAACGTGGCCAGAGCTCTTTCCATGAATCCTAAGGTGATTGTCTGCGACGAGCCGGTTTCCGCCCTGGACGTGTCAGTGCAGGCCCAGGTTTTAAACCTGTTTAATCGGCTTCAAAAAGAGTACGGTCTGACCTATATTTTCATTTCTCACGATTTGGGAGTAATTAAACATGTAAGCGACAGAATTGCAATTATGTATTTAGGCAGGATTGTAGAGCTGTGCGCGGCAGAAAAGATTTATGAAGATCCGCTGCATCCGTATACAAAAGCCCTTCTTTCTGCGATTCCTACAGAGTCTCCTTTTGAGAAAAAAGAGAGAATTGTTTTAAAGGGCGATATTCCAAGTCCTATTGGAGAGCAGGTGGGCTGCGCCTTGGCAGGCAGATGTCCTAACTGTATGGAGCGCTGCTGTAAAGAGACTCCTGCGTTAAAGGATATTGGAGGCGGACATCAGGTGGCATGTTTCTTATATGACAATGAAGGAAAGAAGGATTGA
- a CDS encoding M20 family metallopeptidase, whose translation MDVSLLKEQVQKRVDEILPELVALSDTIWDHPEYNFQEFHACRSMAQLLEKFGFQVTTGVGGIETSVKAVYDSKKAGPNIGIFGEFDAVPGMGHSCGHNLMCAMAVGAGAGLKSVIDQTGGKISVFGTPAEEGGGGKIIMLKNGAFEGLDIAMILHSANDTVVNDISYSRTDLIVNYYGKTSHGATWPEEGISALNPILDLFQIVNSMRLELADKGKILGIISKGGEDPIYIPDHCQAKFTIRSFSMKYKLELLNRFLDICQHVADITNTSMKWEYDGLAYEDIRNNQALEEALEKNFTDLGETVKPRERALGIGCTDMGNVTHEIPGLQSYVLVVPELRGHTPEFQEACKSPAGHRTIAVGSKAMAMTAVDVLTDPDLLSRIRKAFQEMKEKYE comes from the coding sequence GTGGATGTATCATTGTTAAAAGAACAGGTACAAAAAAGAGTAGATGAAATTCTGCCGGAGCTGGTTGCACTTTCCGACACTATATGGGATCACCCAGAATATAATTTTCAGGAGTTTCATGCCTGTCGTTCCATGGCGCAGCTTTTAGAAAAATTTGGTTTTCAGGTGACTACAGGAGTAGGAGGAATAGAGACTTCTGTAAAGGCAGTTTATGACAGCAAAAAAGCAGGACCTAATATTGGAATTTTCGGAGAGTTTGACGCTGTTCCGGGAATGGGACATTCCTGCGGCCACAATTTAATGTGCGCTATGGCCGTAGGCGCCGGAGCAGGCTTAAAGTCTGTGATTGACCAGACAGGAGGAAAAATTTCAGTATTTGGAACTCCGGCTGAAGAAGGCGGAGGGGGAAAGATTATCATGCTGAAAAACGGCGCGTTTGAAGGCCTTGATATAGCGATGATTCTCCATTCTGCCAATGATACAGTAGTAAATGATATTTCATACTCCAGAACAGATCTTATTGTAAATTATTACGGCAAAACCTCCCATGGGGCTACCTGGCCTGAGGAAGGTATAAGCGCCTTAAATCCTATATTAGATTTATTTCAGATTGTAAATTCCATGCGGCTGGAGCTGGCAGATAAGGGGAAAATACTGGGAATTATTTCTAAAGGCGGGGAAGACCCTATTTATATTCCGGATCACTGCCAGGCAAAGTTTACTATTCGTTCCTTCAGCATGAAGTATAAGTTGGAGCTGCTGAACAGATTTTTAGACATTTGTCAGCATGTGGCAGATATTACTAACACAAGTATGAAGTGGGAATACGACGGTCTGGCTTATGAAGATATCAGAAATAATCAGGCTTTGGAAGAGGCGCTGGAGAAAAACTTTACAGACTTAGGAGAAACAGTAAAACCCAGGGAAAGAGCTTTGGGAATCGGCTGTACAGATATGGGCAATGTAACCCACGAAATACCAGGGCTGCAGTCTTATGTTTTAGTGGTGCCAGAGCTTCGGGGACACACTCCGGAGTTTCAGGAGGCATGTAAAAGCCCGGCTGGCCACCGCACCATTGCAGTAGGCTCTAAAGCAATGGCCATGACAGCTGTGGACGTGCTTACGGACCCTGATCTTCTTAGCCGGATTAGGAAAGCGTTTCAGGAGATGAAGGAAAAATACGAGTAA
- a CDS encoding M20 metallopeptidase family protein, with protein sequence MNKTLKRAEELAPELISVRREIHQNPEIGFELPRTLHFVWEKLEAMGLKPEAVGQAGIAVNIGKQGGKTILLRADMDALPMKEETKLPFASENGYMHACGHDIHTTALLGAAQILKEREAELKGQVKLIFQPAEERMTGAQDMVEAGILNNPKPDAALALHVVHGPSGTAGYAKGNACGSSDLFRIKVIGKGGHGAAPHMNVDPIHAACHIVIALEGINSREVHPASMLVMTVCMIHGGTAPNIMPGEVVLEGSIRTMDNEVRSFAKKRLEEIAKGVAAAFRADCQVTFENKGIPPMVNDEGLTSEIAGYIDDLLGEGTAYEMEPMTGSEDFSVISQEIPSALFWFGTGDENEGYLYGVHDPRVTFNENSIHKMAAVYAEAAVRWLKKHENQ encoded by the coding sequence ATGAATAAAACATTAAAGCGGGCGGAGGAACTGGCTCCGGAGCTGATATCTGTTAGAAGGGAAATTCATCAAAACCCGGAGATAGGCTTTGAATTGCCAAGAACTCTGCATTTTGTGTGGGAGAAACTGGAAGCAATGGGCTTAAAGCCAGAGGCTGTGGGCCAGGCCGGCATTGCGGTAAATATAGGAAAGCAGGGAGGAAAGACAATTCTGCTTCGTGCAGATATGGACGCCCTTCCTATGAAAGAAGAAACAAAGCTTCCCTTTGCTTCTGAAAACGGATATATGCACGCCTGCGGCCATGATATACATACAACCGCTCTTTTAGGAGCCGCTCAAATTCTAAAGGAAAGAGAAGCAGAGCTAAAGGGCCAGGTAAAACTAATTTTCCAGCCGGCAGAGGAAAGAATGACTGGTGCCCAGGATATGGTGGAGGCAGGGATTTTAAATAATCCAAAGCCGGACGCAGCATTAGCCCTTCACGTTGTTCACGGTCCTTCAGGCACGGCAGGGTATGCCAAAGGCAATGCCTGCGGCTCCAGCGATTTGTTCCGCATTAAGGTAATAGGAAAAGGCGGACACGGAGCGGCGCCTCATATGAATGTAGATCCTATTCATGCGGCCTGCCATATTGTGATTGCCCTGGAGGGGATCAACAGCCGGGAAGTACATCCTGCCAGTATGTTAGTAATGACTGTGTGTATGATTCACGGAGGAACAGCTCCCAATATTATGCCTGGGGAAGTAGTTTTGGAAGGCTCTATCCGCACTATGGATAATGAGGTGCGAAGCTTTGCAAAGAAACGTTTAGAGGAAATTGCAAAGGGAGTGGCGGCTGCATTTCGTGCAGACTGTCAGGTAACATTTGAAAATAAGGGAATCCCCCCAATGGTAAATGATGAAGGTCTGACAAGTGAAATCGCCGGTTATATTGACGATTTATTGGGAGAGGGCACAGCCTATGAAATGGAGCCTATGACCGGCTCAGAAGACTTTTCTGTTATTTCCCAGGAAATTCCGTCTGCATTGTTCTGGTTTGGCACTGGAGATGAGAATGAGGGATATTTGTACGGGGTTCACGATCCCAGAGTTACTTTTAATGAAAACTCTATTCACAAAATGGCGGCTGTTTACGCGGAGGCGGCGGTCCGCTGGCTAAAGAAACATGAGAATCAGTAA
- a CDS encoding MFS transporter, protein MNPKYKRTLYACYIGYITQAVVNNIALLLFVTFQNEFQLSLEQIGFLVTYNFSVQMAIDFISAKYVDAWGYKASAVAAHIFAAIGLVALGTFPYLFPSPYIGLLAAFTLSGLGGGLIEVLISPIVEALPTDNKSSEMSLLHSFYCWGYVGVVLLATLYFKIAGIENWRYLLFLMALIPVFNTFYFIKAPVRVLVKAEHSLSVRKLASMKLFWLFFLLMICSGAAEQAMNQWSSYFAESGLQVSKTAGDLLGPCMFAVLMGISRTFYGKYGDKIDLKLFITGSSALCVTSYLLAVFSPNPLLSLAGCGLCGLSVGIMWPGVFSLAASHCPQGGTAMFAFLALAGDIGCGSGPAVVGSIADQFGGNIKAGLAAAILFPALLMICVNFLRRKE, encoded by the coding sequence ATGAATCCTAAATATAAACGGACCTTGTACGCCTGCTATATAGGCTACATTACACAGGCAGTTGTAAATAATATTGCTTTGCTTTTATTTGTTACCTTTCAAAACGAATTTCAGCTGTCCCTGGAACAAATAGGTTTTTTAGTTACCTACAACTTTTCTGTCCAAATGGCCATTGACTTTATATCAGCCAAGTATGTAGACGCATGGGGATATAAGGCCTCTGCAGTAGCTGCTCATATATTTGCTGCAATCGGGCTTGTGGCCCTGGGCACATTTCCCTATTTGTTCCCAAGCCCTTACATAGGACTTTTAGCCGCCTTCACTCTTTCTGGTCTAGGCGGAGGATTAATTGAAGTATTAATCAGCCCTATTGTAGAAGCCCTGCCTACAGATAATAAGTCTTCCGAAATGAGCCTTCTCCACTCCTTTTACTGTTGGGGATATGTAGGCGTGGTTCTCCTTGCCACCTTGTATTTTAAAATAGCGGGAATAGAAAACTGGCGCTACCTTTTGTTTCTTATGGCTCTCATCCCTGTTTTTAATACCTTTTATTTTATAAAAGCGCCTGTGCGGGTATTAGTAAAAGCAGAGCATTCTCTGTCTGTAAGAAAGCTGGCTTCTATGAAATTATTCTGGCTGTTCTTTCTTTTAATGATCTGCTCAGGAGCTGCGGAGCAGGCTATGAATCAGTGGTCCTCTTACTTTGCAGAAAGCGGCCTGCAGGTTTCTAAAACTGCAGGCGATCTATTAGGCCCATGTATGTTTGCTGTTTTAATGGGAATATCCAGAACCTTTTACGGCAAATACGGAGATAAAATAGATTTGAAATTATTTATTACAGGCAGCAGCGCCTTATGTGTAACCAGCTATCTTTTGGCTGTATTCTCCCCAAATCCTTTATTATCCCTGGCCGGCTGCGGTTTATGCGGCCTGTCTGTAGGTATTATGTGGCCCGGAGTTTTCAGCCTGGCGGCCTCCCACTGTCCTCAGGGCGGCACTGCTATGTTTGCCTTTTTAGCCCTGGCCGGGGATATTGGCTGCGGAAGCGGCCCTGCAGTCGTAGGCAGTATTGCCGACCAGTTTGGGGGAAATATAAAAGCCGGTTTAGCTGCAGCCATTCTATTTCCGGCCTTACTTATGATTTGCGTAAACTTCCTCAGAAGAAAAGAGTAA
- a CDS encoding ABC transporter permease: MGSQEKTGVLGVSAQEEMLKKERRANNVWNKLKRNKTAMVGLVIVAFMVFIAVFAPLLTSVDPDAISPLNAYLLPGEDGHLFGTDEFGRDLFARILYGARVSMIVAVGGTIVAGIIGILLGLIAGYLGGFVDTVIMRIMDGLLAFPFVLLSIILMTVLGSGIVNVIIAIGIGNIPSFARVVRGEVHIVKNEEYCNAGKVIGISNGRMLFRHILPNTISPIIVYSTLNIAGAIISEAALSFLGLGIATPMSSWGSILRQGKECLNTAPHVATISGLFILVTVLGFNLLGDGIRDVLDPKMKK; this comes from the coding sequence ATGGGATCACAGGAAAAAACAGGAGTCCTGGGTGTAAGCGCTCAGGAGGAAATGTTAAAAAAAGAACGCCGTGCCAACAATGTGTGGAATAAACTGAAGAGAAATAAGACGGCTATGGTCGGCCTGGTGATTGTGGCATTTATGGTATTTATCGCCGTCTTTGCTCCGCTGTTAACCTCTGTAGACCCAGACGCTATCAGTCCTCTGAACGCATATTTGCTGCCGGGAGAAGACGGACATTTATTTGGAACAGATGAGTTTGGCAGAGATTTATTTGCCCGTATTTTATATGGAGCCAGGGTTTCTATGATTGTAGCAGTAGGCGGCACCATTGTGGCCGGAATTATAGGAATTCTTTTAGGACTAATTGCAGGATATTTAGGCGGCTTTGTAGATACTGTGATTATGCGTATTATGGACGGACTGCTGGCATTTCCTTTTGTGCTGCTTTCTATTATTTTAATGACAGTACTGGGCTCCGGCATTGTAAATGTGATTATTGCCATAGGAATAGGAAATATCCCCAGCTTTGCCCGTGTAGTCCGCGGCGAGGTTCATATTGTAAAAAATGAAGAGTACTGCAACGCAGGAAAGGTAATTGGCATTTCCAACGGCAGAATGCTGTTCCGCCACATTCTTCCTAACACAATTTCTCCTATTATTGTATATTCCACATTAAATATTGCAGGAGCTATTATTTCCGAGGCAGCTTTAAGCTTTTTAGGACTGGGAATTGCAACTCCTATGTCTTCCTGGGGAAGTATTCTCCGCCAGGGCAAGGAGTGCTTAAATACAGCTCCTCATGTGGCTACAATCTCCGGATTGTTTATTTTGGTAACAGTACTTGGATTTAACCTGTTAGGAGACGGAATCCGGGATGTGCTGGACCCTAAGATGAAAAAATAA
- a CDS encoding ABC transporter substrate-binding protein: MKKRSVALMLALAMAVSLTACGGSKKSDTGSSTEATQPVEKETIAVPDEVTKGGTITVSLSSSPRNLDPILYTGSYEGQIIQNVCDRIVEYDKDLTEIVPSLAEEWTISEDGVTYVFKIRQGVHFQKGQYQDGREMTAEDVAYSLNRSAKESSMNRLDMLANAEVTGDWEVTCTLTGPNASFLTALTDAGNSIVPKEEVEGWGDEFGAHLVGTGPFAMESFKLDQEAVLVKNPDYFVAEPNLDKLVFKPITDSNQAVNALKTGEIDIASSITGESVEAARQDSKLQVLEMPGLHVAYIYFNQVNGPTKDKKVREALIKAINVEEMTASIYQYGEATPAKLALPPNSWGYDASLESLVPDYDPEGAKQLLAEAGYPDGFTCDLYISNTALREKMATLVQAYLKTNLNVTVNIKKSEWGTFSEAASSGSADMYGMSWTWYPDPYFFLNKLFSSSEIGALGNGQGFSNAEVDDLLSKGLQATDQNERADYYKQALKIITEELPGIYYANEKVIHALNPAVQEFNQRADNQMFFVTPEFNVWKVQ, translated from the coding sequence ATGAAAAAGAGAAGCGTAGCCCTGATGCTTGCCCTTGCTATGGCGGTATCCCTGACTGCATGTGGCGGTTCTAAAAAAAGCGATACCGGATCATCAACTGAGGCAACACAGCCAGTAGAAAAAGAAACGATTGCTGTTCCGGACGAGGTAACTAAGGGAGGAACTATTACAGTTTCTTTATCTTCCTCTCCGAGAAACTTAGATCCTATTCTGTACACAGGTTCTTATGAGGGACAGATTATTCAGAATGTCTGTGACCGTATAGTAGAGTATGACAAGGATCTGACAGAAATTGTTCCATCCCTGGCAGAGGAGTGGACAATCAGCGAGGACGGAGTAACATATGTGTTTAAGATTCGCCAGGGCGTTCATTTCCAGAAAGGCCAGTACCAGGATGGAAGAGAAATGACAGCAGAGGACGTTGCATATTCCTTAAATCGTTCTGCTAAGGAATCCTCTATGAACCGTCTGGACATGCTGGCAAATGCAGAAGTAACAGGGGACTGGGAAGTAACATGTACTTTAACAGGACCAAATGCTTCCTTCCTGACAGCACTTACAGACGCCGGAAACTCTATTGTTCCTAAGGAAGAAGTAGAAGGCTGGGGAGATGAGTTTGGAGCTCATTTAGTAGGTACAGGTCCTTTTGCAATGGAATCCTTTAAACTGGATCAGGAAGCTGTACTTGTAAAGAATCCTGATTATTTCGTAGCAGAGCCAAACCTGGACAAGCTGGTGTTTAAGCCAATTACAGATTCTAACCAGGCAGTAAACGCATTAAAAACAGGGGAAATTGACATTGCTTCCAGTATTACAGGCGAGTCTGTAGAAGCCGCACGTCAGGACTCCAAGCTGCAGGTTTTAGAGATGCCAGGACTTCACGTGGCATATATTTACTTTAACCAGGTTAATGGACCTACTAAGGACAAAAAAGTAAGAGAAGCTTTAATTAAGGCAATTAACGTAGAAGAGATGACAGCAAGTATTTACCAGTATGGCGAGGCTACACCTGCAAAATTAGCTCTGCCTCCAAACTCCTGGGGATATGATGCAAGCCTGGAAAGCCTGGTGCCTGACTATGATCCAGAAGGCGCAAAACAGCTTTTAGCTGAAGCAGGATACCCAGATGGATTTACTTGCGATCTGTACATTTCCAACACAGCTCTTCGTGAGAAAATGGCAACCTTAGTACAGGCATACTTAAAGACTAACCTGAATGTAACTGTTAACATTAAAAAGAGCGAGTGGGGAACCTTCAGCGAGGCAGCTTCCTCCGGAAGTGCAGATATGTACGGAATGTCCTGGACATGGTATCCGGACCCATACTTCTTCCTGAATAAACTGTTCTCCAGCAGCGAAATCGGCGCTCTTGGAAACGGACAGGGCTTCTCCAACGCAGAAGTAGACGATCTGCTGTCTAAGGGCTTACAGGCTACAGACCAGAACGAGCGCGCTGACTATTACAAACAGGCTCTGAAGATTATTACAGAAGAGCTTCCAGGAATCTACTATGCAAACGAAAAAGTAATTCACGCATTAAATCCAGCTGTACAGGAATTCAACCAGAGAGCAGATAACCAGATGTTCTTTGTAACTCCAGAATTCAACGTATGGAAGGTACAGTAA